A single genomic interval of Spinacia oleracea cultivar Varoflay chromosome 6, BTI_SOV_V1, whole genome shotgun sequence harbors:
- the LOC110787108 gene encoding uncharacterized protein — protein sequence MQGCAILPRPGCSGKYARVARPSPGSGAPPKGGVNYPRFHGKGRGKDKGSRMRFGTWNIGSLTGRLVEVVEVMRRRRINILCLQETKWVGNKAREIAPWGYKLWYSGKTRGRNGVGILIDREYIDDVVDVSRKSDRIMSIKLVIGDEVVTIVSAYAPQVGLDASTRQEFWEDLEEVVQRVPRSEKLIIGGDLNGHVGSSRDGFESIHGGFGYGERNEAGNAILDFALAYDLGIMNTWFEKRDSHLVTYRSGDNTSQIDFFLVRNALRQCYTNCKVISGESKATQHKLVVLDFRGRSYIRRRRPLVEPMIKWWKL from the coding sequence ATGCAAGGGTGCGCTATACTTCCTAGGCCCGGGTGTAGTGGAAAATATGCAAGGGTTGCTAGGCCGTCGCCCGGAAGCGGCGCGCCACCCAAGGGTGGTGTTAACTATCCAAGGTTTCATGGTAAGGGGAGGGGTAAGGATAAGGGTAGTAGGATGCGGTTTGGGACTTGGAATATTGGTTCTTTGACAGGGAGATTAGTCGAAGTAGTAGAGGTTATGAGAAGGAGAAGAATTAACATATTATGTTTGCAGGAAACTAAGTGGGTTGGAAACAAGGCAAGAGAAATAGCTCCATGGGGTTATAAGCTTTGGTATTCGGGAAAAACTAGGGGTAGGAATGGGGTAGGTATCCTTATTGACCGAGAATATATTGATGATGTAGTGGACGTGTCCCGAAAGAGTGATCGAATTATGAGTATTAAGCTTGTGATAGGGGATGAAGTTGTAACTATTGTGAGTGCCTATGCACCACAAGTAGGACTAGATGCTTCAACTAGACAAGAATTTTGGGAGGATTTAGAAGAAGTGGTGCAACGTGTCCCTAGAAGTGAGAAACTGATCATTGGTGGGGATCTCAACGGACATGTAGGCTCGAGTCGTGATGGATTTGAAAGCATTCATGGTGGTTTTGGGTATGGGGAGCGGAATGAAGCGGGAAACGctattttggattttgcattGGCATATGACTTGGGAATAATGAACACTTGGTTTGAGAAAAGAGACTCTCATCTAGTAACCTATAGGAGTGGAGATAATACGAGTCAGATTGACTTCTTTTTAGTAAGGAATGCTTTGAGACAGTGCTACACCAATTGTAAGGTGATTTCGGGTGAGAGTAAAGCAACCCAACATAAGCTTGTGGTCCTTGATTTTCGAGGTAGAAGTTATATAAGGAGGAGAAGACCACTAGTGGAGCCTATGATCAAGTGGTGGAAACTTTAA